One stretch of Natronobacterium gregoryi SP2 DNA includes these proteins:
- a CDS encoding glycosyltransferase, whose translation MRDDTGVSVVIPVYNDPEGIRTTLHSLVSQSARSYDVFPVDNDSTDGTGNVITEIADEHPELVHACEETDIQSSYAARNTGIEHASGDVLLFLDADVWVPETWIEDMVAVLESNDYDYLGCNVEVVAGDQPNFWECYEHSLSFPVETYLENKHFAPTCALAVRREVFEEVGLFDERLESGGDKEFGQRVHRAGFEQGYAEDVTASHPARESWDALRSKALRIGRGRAQKRRYHPEHGDTHPLHPINVLPPSPFRLRRRFSGQDVSLPSLVGFYLLEYVLKLTQSYGMLRETLAQRQSKREEP comes from the coding sequence ATGAGAGACGATACTGGTGTTTCGGTTGTAATTCCGGTCTATAACGACCCTGAAGGGATCAGAACGACCCTCCACTCGCTCGTGTCCCAGTCGGCACGGTCCTACGATGTCTTTCCCGTCGATAACGATTCGACGGACGGGACGGGTAACGTTATCACCGAAATCGCTGACGAGCATCCGGAACTCGTTCACGCGTGTGAGGAGACGGACATTCAGTCGTCCTATGCGGCTCGCAATACGGGCATCGAACACGCCTCCGGTGACGTTCTTCTCTTTCTCGATGCAGACGTGTGGGTCCCCGAAACCTGGATCGAAGACATGGTCGCCGTCCTCGAGTCAAACGACTACGACTACCTCGGCTGTAACGTCGAAGTCGTCGCTGGCGACCAGCCTAATTTCTGGGAGTGTTATGAACACTCGCTCTCGTTCCCCGTCGAGACATACCTCGAGAACAAACACTTCGCTCCGACTTGTGCACTCGCGGTCAGACGCGAGGTCTTCGAGGAAGTCGGACTGTTCGACGAACGTCTCGAGTCTGGCGGCGACAAGGAGTTCGGCCAGCGAGTCCACCGCGCTGGTTTCGAACAGGGCTACGCTGAGGACGTGACTGCGTCTCATCCGGCACGTGAGTCCTGGGATGCCCTCCGATCGAAGGCACTCCGGATCGGGCGGGGGCGCGCACAGAAGCGTCGGTACCACCCGGAGCACGGCGACACCCATCCGCTGCATCCGATCAACGTTCTCCCACCGAGTCCGTTCCGTCTTCGGCGTCGCTTCTCGGGCCAGGACGTCTCGCTTCCGTCACTCGTCGGGTTCTATCTGCTCGAGTACGTCTTGAAACTCACCCAGAGCTACGGGATGCTTCGAGAAACGCTCGCACAACGACAATCGAAACGCGAAGAACCCTGA
- a CDS encoding AGE family epimerase/isomerase has protein sequence MSEGELDDEAETITIYELLERSAESALEFQRADGSFPPGRNYTYDEPETPVRTTSHWTVTLSEVYDITGKEKYREAAEAAVEYLLGDEVRPHGYTYYCRDASGKDHCNGLIGQAYPIRALAYAGPILERRDAIETAEEVFTVHPFDAELGLWERVEIDGEKLSFDRTLNHQILFAAGSSKLASESDIVADRITSFLDRLPANMELRSDGLLRHYVRPSPTDVVKTVFRSSRHWLLLLNEAVFHYYSRSAERRKKEIGYQPVNLKGLAQLRLQFPEHSVWSNETIRTAIEAFDANECTDVSYGSTTPGMSFSLAEYAFSADPDRITSLIEMDLDDQLDHESYLLTSDTVSDFDQSASISLLVELPEYDVCVGP, from the coding sequence ATGTCAGAGGGTGAATTAGATGACGAAGCGGAGACGATCACCATCTACGAACTGTTAGAACGGAGCGCGGAATCTGCACTCGAGTTCCAGCGGGCGGACGGATCGTTTCCACCAGGTCGAAATTACACCTACGACGAGCCTGAGACACCCGTACGGACGACATCACACTGGACAGTGACGCTCTCCGAGGTGTACGACATAACAGGCAAAGAGAAATACCGGGAGGCAGCCGAAGCAGCTGTGGAGTATCTGCTCGGCGACGAAGTCCGGCCACACGGGTACACGTACTATTGCCGGGATGCATCCGGAAAGGACCACTGTAATGGGCTGATCGGTCAGGCATACCCGATTCGGGCACTCGCCTACGCTGGACCGATACTTGAGCGGCGAGACGCCATCGAAACGGCGGAAGAAGTGTTCACGGTTCATCCGTTCGACGCGGAACTCGGACTCTGGGAGCGGGTCGAAATCGACGGAGAAAAGCTCTCGTTCGACAGGACGTTGAACCACCAGATTCTGTTTGCGGCTGGTAGTAGCAAACTGGCCTCGGAGTCAGATATCGTTGCCGACCGAATCACGTCTTTTCTCGACCGTCTCCCGGCGAACATGGAACTCCGCTCCGATGGTCTACTAAGACATTACGTTCGTCCGTCTCCAACTGATGTGGTCAAGACGGTCTTCCGTAGCTCGAGGCACTGGTTGTTGTTGCTGAACGAGGCAGTATTTCACTACTACTCGCGTTCCGCTGAACGGCGGAAAAAAGAAATTGGTTACCAGCCCGTAAATCTCAAAGGACTGGCCCAATTGCGCTTGCAGTTTCCGGAGCACAGTGTCTGGTCGAACGAGACGATACGAACTGCTATCGAGGCTTTCGACGCGAACGAGTGTACCGACGTCAGTTATGGTAGCACCACTCCCGGTATGAGTTTCTCGCTGGCGGAGTATGCTTTCTCTGCCGATCCCGATCGAATAACGTCCTTGATAGAGATGGATCTCGACGATCAGTTAGATCACGAGAGCTATCTCCTCACTTCGGACACTGTGAGTGATTTCGATCAGTCGGCCTCGATTTCGCTTTTGGTAGAGTTGCCGGAGTACGATGTGTGTGTCGGACCGTAG
- a CDS encoding asparagine synthase-related protein produces the protein MHYKRVFGIRTVFEDVRQVPPASIVQFDARTGEKLRTETYWTPTYAPVSKPLEEYVDEFAERFADALEDRMREDGDYGVLLSGGSDSRLFVAATDEPLVGLHMNDWLNEEARVAKQVADTSGNEFLLLEREPDHYPSILDDGIQYSNLNGAYTQGHVIGFDEELREEVDVIFSGHLADSLYGRSKVPQFELKIPGTGEAAEIPIYKAVDTLEETIDILSDTDDYYFGPTYNGTFRSGNPETVPTDDSLHDILSNACHVDEDNVELGNVEYDSFEDLALYNYVYPLTNAWSAFHHFSYVQTHPYRNPFLDRRLVTLQTQIPIEYRLRGEIVNKAIAKLAPDLAAIPRAGTRTPLDRSFPVRYVWRHWSGVRRLLFSSEPDDHRTQGPWPDKSFAREKYLAVNDQITTQKEKTQSIPAISWKDVDKSSGGTDRILTLINHPAIESVVETGSETDDQPKVE, from the coding sequence ATGCATTACAAGAGAGTTTTCGGGATTCGAACAGTCTTCGAGGACGTCCGACAGGTGCCACCAGCGTCGATCGTTCAGTTCGACGCACGAACCGGCGAGAAGCTTCGTACCGAAACCTACTGGACACCGACGTACGCCCCCGTCTCGAAACCACTCGAGGAGTACGTCGACGAGTTCGCCGAGCGCTTTGCCGACGCTCTCGAGGATCGGATGCGCGAAGACGGCGATTACGGCGTCTTGCTCAGTGGTGGGAGTGACTCGCGGCTGTTCGTCGCGGCCACCGACGAACCCCTCGTCGGACTCCACATGAACGACTGGCTGAACGAAGAAGCTCGGGTGGCGAAACAGGTCGCAGACACCTCGGGGAACGAATTCCTACTGTTGGAACGTGAGCCCGACCACTATCCGTCGATTCTCGACGACGGAATACAGTATTCGAACCTGAACGGAGCGTATACGCAGGGACACGTTATCGGATTCGACGAGGAGTTGCGTGAGGAAGTCGACGTGATCTTCTCCGGACATCTAGCCGACTCGCTGTATGGGCGAAGCAAAGTGCCACAGTTCGAGTTGAAGATTCCGGGGACGGGCGAGGCGGCCGAAATACCGATTTACAAGGCAGTCGACACGCTCGAGGAGACGATCGATATCCTGTCGGATACGGACGATTATTACTTCGGGCCGACGTACAACGGTACGTTCCGCTCCGGTAACCCAGAGACGGTTCCCACCGACGACTCGCTGCACGACATTCTCTCGAACGCGTGTCACGTCGACGAAGACAACGTCGAGCTCGGAAACGTCGAGTACGACAGCTTCGAGGATTTGGCTCTCTACAACTACGTGTATCCGTTGACCAACGCCTGGTCGGCGTTCCATCACTTCTCGTACGTCCAGACGCATCCATACCGGAATCCGTTTCTCGACCGCCGACTCGTGACGTTGCAGACCCAGATTCCGATCGAATATCGCCTCCGCGGGGAGATCGTGAACAAGGCGATCGCGAAACTCGCTCCCGATCTCGCCGCAATCCCTCGAGCGGGAACCCGAACGCCACTCGACCGAAGCTTCCCGGTTCGATACGTGTGGCGACACTGGAGCGGCGTCAGAAGACTACTGTTCTCGTCCGAACCCGACGATCATCGGACGCAAGGTCCCTGGCCGGACAAGAGTTTTGCTCGAGAGAAATATCTAGCTGTAAACGATCAGATTACTACCCAAAAAGAAAAGACTCAGTCTATCCCAGCCATTTCTTGGAAGGATGTGGATAAATCTAGCGGAGGTACAGACCGAATACTAACATTAATTAACCATCCGGCAATCGAATCGGTTGTTGAGACTGGTTCTGAGACAGATGATCAACCAAAGGTAGAATGA
- a CDS encoding glycosyltransferase family 61 protein, with product MSPDRCLSLATVLVPTWHNYYHWTLECLPRLLGVETYRKHTNETPTILLPSDPPSWMRESLELVDVDDLEIEEIRSEIIDVDRLVVPSYPSPSRTECHWLRNRIHDGLDDRELDGESHDRVYVTRRNATVRRVKDEQRLYSVFDKYDMQPYALEALTIAEQANLFAEAELVVSPHGAGLANLVYASSPTVLELFGDKEKTTFYRLAKLMGFEYHAMFCDHDKKDIVVDPDRLDDAIGSVLSGDRDPVIEGRRPGSE from the coding sequence GTGAGTCCCGATCGATGTCTGTCACTCGCGACGGTGCTGGTGCCGACCTGGCACAACTACTACCACTGGACGCTGGAGTGTCTGCCCAGACTACTTGGCGTCGAAACGTACCGCAAGCATACGAACGAGACACCGACAATTCTCTTGCCGTCTGACCCCCCTTCGTGGATGCGAGAGTCGCTCGAGTTAGTGGATGTCGACGACCTCGAAATCGAAGAGATTCGATCGGAGATCATCGACGTAGACCGACTCGTCGTGCCGTCGTACCCGTCCCCATCGAGAACGGAGTGTCACTGGCTCCGAAACCGTATTCACGACGGGCTCGATGATAGAGAACTCGATGGAGAGTCACATGATCGCGTCTACGTCACCCGTCGAAACGCGACCGTGCGTCGAGTGAAAGACGAACAGCGGCTCTACAGCGTTTTTGACAAGTACGATATGCAACCGTATGCACTCGAAGCGCTCACCATCGCCGAACAGGCGAACCTGTTCGCCGAGGCCGAACTGGTAGTCTCGCCGCACGGTGCTGGGCTCGCAAACCTCGTGTATGCGAGTTCACCGACGGTTCTCGAGTTGTTTGGTGATAAAGAAAAAACGACGTTCTACCGGTTGGCGAAACTGATGGGATTCGAGTATCACGCAATGTTTTGCGATCACGACAAAAAAGATATCGTCGTCGATCCAGACCGGTTAGACGACGCGATAGGAAGTGTTCTGTCCGGCGACCGAGACCCAGTTATCGAGGGGCGCCGTCCCGGGTCCGAATAG
- a CDS encoding chromosome partitioning protein ParB, giving the protein MNHRGFYYYLNYLYKQSHGSYRTAEPFTIVNTDPQRIRYRAPRDIDRWKHVGEVRDGNWDYSSRTLEDSVKYRSVVDRFENGTPWKETDIYQETLERLENGETHWNGCRTVDDLERRIDHVERLYETIRKSGFKSQSELHSESVKSIVLSGAFDRSKTDVAVAVGRDGEFLFVDGNHRLAIAHVLGLEDMPVRVVVRHARWQNIREEITSADSKDELSDDAVRSLSHPDVRSVVDQNEF; this is encoded by the coding sequence TTGAACCACCGTGGATTCTACTACTATCTGAACTACCTGTACAAGCAGTCCCATGGGTCATACCGCACGGCAGAACCGTTCACCATCGTAAACACCGACCCGCAACGAATTCGCTATCGCGCTCCAAGAGACATCGATCGATGGAAGCACGTCGGCGAAGTTCGGGACGGTAACTGGGATTACTCGAGCAGGACCCTTGAGGATAGCGTCAAGTACCGAAGCGTCGTCGACCGGTTCGAGAACGGCACGCCCTGGAAGGAAACCGACATCTATCAGGAGACACTCGAACGACTCGAGAACGGTGAGACACACTGGAACGGCTGTCGAACTGTCGACGACCTCGAGCGACGAATTGACCACGTCGAACGACTCTACGAAACGATCCGGAAGAGCGGGTTCAAATCGCAGTCGGAACTTCACAGCGAGAGCGTCAAATCAATCGTTTTGAGTGGCGCGTTCGATCGATCGAAGACGGACGTAGCGGTAGCTGTCGGGCGCGATGGCGAGTTCCTATTCGTCGATGGCAACCACAGACTAGCGATTGCCCACGTTCTCGGACTCGAAGACATGCCCGTCCGCGTGGTTGTACGTCATGCGAGGTGGCAAAACATCCGCGAGGAAATCACGTCGGCCGACTCGAAAGACGAATTATCGGACGACGCTGTCCGTTCTCTCTCTCATCCAGATGTTCGATCAGTCGTCGACCAAAACGAGTTCTGA